The following DNA comes from Cellulomonas soli.
GGCCAACGACACCGCGCCGAGCACGAGGCCGAAGGTGAGCGCCGCAGGTCCGGAGATCTCCCCGGTGGCGGTGCCGCGCCGCTTGGTGCGGTTCATCACCTGGTCGATGTCGCGGTCGATGTAGCAGTTGAGCACGTTGGCCGAACCGGCCGCGCCGGCGCCGCCGACGAGGGTGGCCAGCACGAGCCACAGGGACGGCAGACCGCGTTCGGCCAGGATCATCGTCGGCAGCGTCGTGACCAGCAGCAGCTCGATGACGCGGGGCTTGGTGAGGGCGACGTAGCCGGCGAGGGTGCGCCGCCATCCGCGGCGGGCGTCGGAAGGCAGGTGCGGGCGCGGACCGCGCGGCGGCGCAGGCGGGGCGAGCACGTCGTCGCCGGGTGCCACCTCGCCGGCGGACCCCTCCGGGGCGGAGGGGTGCACGGCCTCGTCCTGCGAGCGATCACGACCTGCGAACCCGTGGCCGCCCGTGCGCACCTTCGGCACCGGACGGGCCGACGCACCGGCGTCGTCGACGGGCGGAGGGCTGGTGAGGCGCACGCGCTGGGGGTCCGTTCGTGGAGCGGATGAGGGTCGAGCAGCCCCGCCATGGTACGGCCTCGCCCTCGGGGCGCACCCTCGACGAGGCCGTCGTGAAGGACCTTGGTCCTGTGAGTTTGGTCGCCTTCCTCGACCGGCCGATGCAGGTCCGGCCCCGTTCCGGGAGCGTCGTAGGTGCCGCCGGCCGTGGGACGGACGGTGCACGTGGCCGCCTGGCACCGGATATAGGCTCGGCGCAGACGGGCCGCGCGTCGGCGCGGACCCGGACCGGCACCCCGCAGGCGGGTGCTGTCCAGTGCGACATGACGCCCGGTCCCCCGGTCTCCCCCGGCCCCGGGCGGGAATGAGGTGCGGTGAACGCGAAGGCTCCCCTGGCGCAGACGGTCGGTTGGACCGATCTGGACATCCGGGCGGTCGACACCGTCCGTGTCCTGGCTGCTGACGCCGTCGAGAAGGTCGGCAACGGCCACCCTGGCACCGCGATCAGCCTCGCGCCCGCCGCCTACCTGCTCTACCAGAACGTGCTGCGGCACGACCCGGCCGACCCGCACTGGCTCGGTCGCGACCGGTTCATCCTCTCGGCCGGGCACTCCAGCCTCACGCAGTACATCCAGCTGTACCTGGGCGGCTTCGGCCTGGAGCTGGAGGACCTCGAGGCGCTGCGCACGTGGGGCTCGAAGACCCCGGGTCACCCCGAGTGGCGGCACACGGCCGGTGTCGAGATCACGACCGGCCCGCTGGGCCAGGGCCTGGCCTCCTCGGTCGGCTTCGCGATGGCCGCCCGTCGTGAGCGCGGCCTGCTCGACCCCGACGCAGCCCCGGGCACCAGCCCGTTCGACCACCACGTGTACGTGCTGGCCTCGGACGGTGACCTGCAGGAGGGCGTGACGAGCGAGGCGTCCTCGATCGCCGGCACGCAGGAGCTGGGCAACCTCATCGTGCTGTGGGACGACAACCACATCTCGATCGAGGGCGACACGCAGATCGCCTTCACCGAGGACGTGCTGGCCCGGTACGAGTCCTACGGCTGGCACGTGCAGTTCGTGGACTGGACGGCCGAGCCGGACGGCTACCGCGAGAACGTCGACGCGCTGCACGCGGCGATCGAGGCGGCCAAGGCCGTCACCGACAAGCCGTCGTTCATCGGCCTGCGCACGATCATCGCCTGGCCCTCGCCCACCAAGCAGAACGACCACGCCTCGCACGGCTCCAAGCTGGGCGGCACCGAGATCGCCGGCCTGAAGGAGCTGCTCGGCTTCGACCCGGAGAAGTCCTTCGACGTCGCCCCCGAGGTCATCGCCCACACGCGTGCGCTCGGCGAGCGCGCCAAGGCCGACCGCGCGACCTGGCAGGCCGGCTACGACGCGTGGCGCACCGCCAACCCGGAGCGGGCCACGCTGCTCGACCGGCTCGTCGAGGGCAAGCTGCCCGAGGACTGGGCCGAGGCGCTGCC
Coding sequences within:
- the tkt gene encoding transketolase, producing MNAKAPLAQTVGWTDLDIRAVDTVRVLAADAVEKVGNGHPGTAISLAPAAYLLYQNVLRHDPADPHWLGRDRFILSAGHSSLTQYIQLYLGGFGLELEDLEALRTWGSKTPGHPEWRHTAGVEITTGPLGQGLASSVGFAMAARRERGLLDPDAAPGTSPFDHHVYVLASDGDLQEGVTSEASSIAGTQELGNLIVLWDDNHISIEGDTQIAFTEDVLARYESYGWHVQFVDWTAEPDGYRENVDALHAAIEAAKAVTDKPSFIGLRTIIAWPSPTKQNDHASHGSKLGGTEIAGLKELLGFDPEKSFDVAPEVIAHTRALGERAKADRATWQAGYDAWRTANPERATLLDRLVEGKLPEDWAEALPVFPAGKSVATRAASGDILSALAPVLPELWGGSADLAGSNNTTMKGEPSFLPTDRSTHSFAGTPYGRTLHFGIREHAMGAILSGITLHGLTRAYGGTFFTFSDYMRGSVRLAALMGVPAVYVWTHDSIGLGEDGPTHQPIEHLTAVRAIPGLAIVRPADANETAQAWKAILERTDGPVGLILTRQNVPTFPRGEDGFASAEGVARGAYVLLEASTGTPEVILIGTGSEVQLAVEARTQLEAAGVPTRVVSAPSLEWFAEQDADYRESVLPTVVRARVSVEAGLSLSWHKIVGDAGRSVSIEHYGASADAETLYREFGVTAQAVVEAAHESIAAVAATR